In the genome of Macrobrachium rosenbergii isolate ZJJX-2024 chromosome 44, ASM4041242v1, whole genome shotgun sequence, the window ttgaaacgaaaaacaaaagctgATTTATAAGCAGATTGGTTTATTGAGAACaagttaaagaaacaaaaataatacaaaaaacaatacataaaTTGAAGATCTTTGTCATCTTATCAGCTGTAtcaattttttatatcaaaagtaTTGTACAGTTCTCTgacaaatataaagaataagTTTCTCATCTGAACTAAAATTTACTGATTTTTAAGGTAAACAAGAAATTTTGCTGACTTTCCACATAATACACAAAGACAAGACAAAAGTTAAGCGTATATTCATGTAGCTACAAACCtatgctaaattattattattatgtaagcaCCACCATTGAACACTTAGGATTATTATGATGATGTGACACCTAAAGAACTGGTTCATGAAACTAAACGTCACCATAGTAATCTATATTTACTGTGGAACCAATATTTCTTCTAAGTATATATACCACaatctttgtgttttctctgttgctcttttttaatccatttttaattttctttttagggTACCACTGAAAGCTACACTTCCCCTATCACagttattttaacataaaatatctaaatttaagTACAGGACATATCTATACAACATACTAAGAATACCATTAcagtaatatgtaaatacataGTTAACACTTCTTCATAATTTCTACTGTGAAGTGCACGTGACAGTAAATAAAGGTGTTTTCTTGCATGCTAATAAATACTGACAGGTATAGCATACAGTACTGTCTCATGTTTATTGTTCAACCTGTAAATATAACTGCCCTGTTTACTGATAATTACTAATCAAATGAAATCCTTACTAAAAGTTATAACTTAAATTCTCCAAAGTTTCAATATCTTCAGAAAGTAAATGCACAGTGAAAAACCTGAGAACAAAAGTGACAAAAGTTATTTTGTGTGAGCttcttcataaaaatatgctataaCAAAAAGGACACAACATTTGTAATGTTAAATACAATGTGTAATTGCTGTCTTGAAAATACACctactgtaattttattaattcagtaTGATAATCTAGTAGTATGTGTTTATAGTAATCCCACTGTTTATAACAACAGCTTTATCTTATACCACACAAAAGCCTTCAcagaaattaatgatatgatatgTATTTTTCCAAGCATAAATGTATTGCTATACTTCTTAAAGAGACGTAAATGTAGGAAACATCTCTGAAATCCATGAGGAACAGTTCTCTTCTGAATGATATGGTTTCACTAATTTACAGTGTAATGCTTTCATGGACTACACTGTTAGCCCAAGGATTTGTGTAACATCCTTCTACAGTATCATCACTAATTCTGTGGTCCAGTTTGGATCATAAGTTTTCAGATGAGTCACAGGATGTTCCTCACAGTAACATCTCTGAAGTGTGCTTACTCCAACAAAAAGTAGTATTGTTCATCTGTGTGATATTTTAAAGGAAGATACGTTAGCAAATTCTGCAAATAAGAATTTGTTCTATATTACAGTTTTAGGAACTATGACTTCCATTCTCACAAAAAATAATCCTTATTATATTTGGAGTATGTGCAAAACTGGTAGAATCTTAATGTACCTTGTACTATTTTTGAAGTCTCAAAGTCAGGTATGGACATTATGAATACATTACTTTCCTTcaagagtaaaattaaaacatttaattaagGAACATTCACGAACAGTTacaatatttaaacaaacaaaccacTTTTACAAAGCCTTATAAAGTACCTTTAACATTTCAGTTGCTCATCATTCACTATTCATTTTTTACAGATtactcaaaatgaaaaatcactaaTATAATTTGGCTGTAGAAGCTATAACAATTAGAAATGTCAAAAACAATATTACAGTAATCTTTTAATACACAAGGAACCACCAAATACCAACATGGTACTCAACAAGGCTATTATTTGCTCCCATATGAAGCTCCTGGGATTGCAGTCTAACATAAATGAAGTTGCACTTTCCAATTACTGTATTTGGGGAGGATAGAAGATGATTTTATGATTGAGTTGccaatataacaatttttttatatttatcagattTAAGATCCATTTTTTCAACATGTATTTAGGACCCTCAATGTTTGCAAATGATAAGGCCATACCTATACAGAATATCAgtatgagattatatatacaagaatattctTAGAAAATAATGCAACCCAAGAGAAAAATCAATAATCTCTGGTTCCTTCCCCttccacacataaaaaaaaaaaaaatggcacaaaGAAGGAACACAGCATTTTAtgttaacaagaaaataatgctaaataaagcaaatagacactaattcacaaacataaaagCAACATACTAAATATCCTTTGGGGGTTCATATTCATTTGCCTTCAAGAATTTACAACCATCTCCTTTTAATGGTGAATCTATGACAGGCAATAACCAAGCAATTTTCCAATTCTTTCCCATGACATCAATAATATTTTGACTTAAGCTAAGATTGTAATCCCTTATATCATGTTTCATTTCGTACTGTGTTTGGCCTCGATAAATAGCTCGTGCCTGTATCATGAGAATGTAGCCTGCCATTCCAAAAGTTACAAGGCCGAGTGTGTGTAAAGTAGCAACGACAACACCCCACAGGTTAATTCCaccaaataataaagaaaaatgagggGCTAATAAAGTAAGGAAGAAGTACACAAAGGGAAGGTTTATAGTGCTGTAAACATAATCCCACTGGTAACAAAGGCCATAAAGTGCCCCAATGAATATGTACATCACCCCGACCAGGAAGTAGCGGTGGTTGTGGTAGCCAATGCAACAGCCTGAAAAGAAGTCGTTCAAgttaaaaattatatctaaatttaATCCCACAATAGCAGAACATAATTCTTATGGATATCTATAACAAAAAACAGTGTTTTCAGAAAGCCATTAATTAAAGGATTACTGTATCCTCCTCTCAGCCCTATGAGTCGTGCTGTGTCATGTTCAGTTCTCATGAAAGATGAGGTTATTTGTTGAGGCATACCTGTGGATCCACATGGTACATGCATTGAAAGATTACCTGCTGTTCCATGAACCTGGGAAAGTTTGAACCACAAACATGGGCAAATGTATAATTAATggggtttttaataaaaaaacttgcaCCAGCTGCATATGAAACAAATTGCAGGCATAATGCCATATTGCAACAGATGGagtgcattaatttttttttttcattgtaacatgtaaaatatgaaataatattaaaacaaacaacaCAGCATTCATCATCAGGCTTAGGAGTATATGCCTAGCAACAACAATATAAATCTTAGTGATATTTTGCAAACTTCAAGTACAAAAATACACTGTACAAGTGCTGTAGTTGTTAAGTTATgtaattcaaatacaaaaatactaaacTAAAGACAATACTACTAACCAGTAAATTTGCAGTGGTGGTCCCTTTTCAGGATGCATTCATCACAAATATGGCAGTGATATGACCTTGGTGGATAATTAGCTTGACAAATCGAACAATATCCCCAGCCTGTTGATAAGAATGTTTCAGAGTTGCATTACTGTACTTCAACAAGGTACCATAAGCCTTATGTGCTTTGACAGGTGACTATGATTTCATGAAAATActccacaataataatattaatttagtaTATTACCAGACAGAAAACTATTCCCACAAATCTCttcattatttgtaatttttatcaccTTAACATATTGTAACAACATGTACAAGACATCAATTTATATGCATTTAGCCTAATTATCTAGGTGTAGACTGTAACCAGATTCTGAAGAACTGAGAATACTTATTCAAATAGTGCAACCTCCTAGCTTGGCCAACCATGCCTCTTAACAGTCAGTTTAAGTGATAAGAAGTGTAAGGATACATATGAGAAAAATGTTCTATGAGTTAAGgatcattaaaattgttttaaatatataatttttttttaaaatatatgtttttttcagtACAAATCCATTTTTGCTGTGTGCAAATCCCAGATGCATTGTAGAAGAAAAAGTGTAGTCTAATATGGTTATGACAGAGCATGGGGTAGGGAGGAGGAAATTTTGGTTCAAGTAATGGGTTTTCATTGAAACTCCTGACCTCTGACAAGGTGAAAAGGACCTGAGGATACAAAGGAACTCCTGGGAAAATATGCGCTGAGGAAGGATAACTACTGAGGATAAGAACTTACCAGTGAACACTTCCTTCTTCACTCATAATTAATAGTATTAAAACAAGTTCATTGTACACTGAAAGTAgacagttttaaaataataatggcCCTATT includes:
- the LOC136829472 gene encoding probable palmitoyltransferase ZDHHC24 produces the protein MGRHTTIMPRNATDRSLFLFMVIGIPFAVVWLGGVVLPHYHTEINGTVVFHITAATFIFYNIFHNLLLVIRTDASGRTSFLPSVLKPGWGYCSICQANYPPRSYHCHICDECILKRDHHCKFTGCCIGYHNHRYFLVGVMYIFIGALYGLCYQWDYVYSTINLPFVYFFLTLLAPHFSLLFGGINLWGVVVATLHTLGLVTFGMAGYILMIQARAIYRGQTQYEMKHDIRDYNLSLSQNIIDVMGKNWKIAWLLPVIDSPLKGDGCKFLKANEYEPPKDI